In Nitrospirota bacterium, the genomic stretch GAAGTTCCCACTCCAGTCTTGTCTGCAGGGATGGTGCTGGTGCGAAATCATTACTCACTCATAAGTGCAGGAACAGAAGGGAGCACGGTGAGCGCTGCGCGGAAGAGTTTGATCGGCAAGGCAAAGGAGAGACCACAGCAGGTGAAGCAAGTGCTGGATATCCTAAAACAGCAGGGGCCAGTTCAAGCCTACCGTACTGTGATGAAGAAGCTCGATGCTTATTCACCGCTTGGATATAGCTCTGCCGGAGTTGTGTTAGAGATGGCTCCTGACGTGAAGGGTTTTTCTGTTGGGGATCTTGTTGCCTGTGGAGGGGCAGGATATGCCAGCCATGCGGAGATTGTAGCGGTTCCTCAGAATCTTTGTGTAAAGCTTCCTGCTGGTGCGGACTTGAGGAAAGCAGTTTACAATACGCTGGGTGCGATTGCATTGCAAGGAGTGAGGCAGGCTGACCTCAGGATAGGCGAAATAGGTGCTGTAATCGGGCTGGGGCTTATAGGACAATTAACCGCGCTCATTCTCAAAGCAGGGGGACTAAGAGTTGTCGGCCTTGATATTGATGCAAGAATGGTTGAAATTGCAAGAGAGCATTGTGTAGATATCGCATTTATAAGAGAAGAAACAGGGATTGCTGAAAAAATAGATGAATTCACACAAGGCGTTGGAGTAGATGCGGTCATTATTACCGCTGCAACAGAAAGTCTTGATCCAATAAACTTTGCAGGGAGAATCGCGAGAAAAAAGGGGAGAGTGGTTGTTGTTGGGGATGTTCCCACCGGGTTTGATAGAGAACCTTACTACTACAGAAAAGAGCTTGAACTGAGGATGTCGTGTTCTTACGGCCCCGGAAGGTATGACCTGAACTATGAAGAAAAAGGCATAGATTACCCGGTCGGGTATGTAAGATGGACCGAGAACAGGAATATGCAGGCATTCCAGGAACTTGTCCATTCAGGGAAGATTGACATTGGTTATCTTACAACCCATATCTTTAAGCTCGATGACGCTCCCCAAGCTTATGACATGATTATGGATAAAAAGGAACCTTTCATCGGAATTCTCATAGAATACGATATTGAAAAATCGTTTGTGAAAGAAAGAATTCAGATTCATCCATCACACATCACCAAACACCCGTCGCCCGTTTCAATTGCCTTTATCGGTGCCGGAAGCTATGCAATGGGGAATCTCCTGCCGAATATCCCGAGAGAAAAAGATATTGTATTAAAGGGTGTCATGACTTCCTCCGGAACAAGTTCGAGGACAGTGGCAGATAAATATGGGTTTGAATTCTGCACATCAGACGAGAACGATATCTTGAATAATGCTGAAATAAACACGGTCTTCATCGTCACACGGCACAACACACATGCCGATTACGTGATCAAAGCACTGAAAGCCGGAAAGAACGTGTATGTCGAAAAACCTTTATGCCTTAACGAAAGGCAGTTAAATGAAATTAGTGAGGTTTACACATCACTCCTTACTTCTCACTCTTCACAGCCTTTTCTCATGTTAGGTTTCAACCGTCGTTTTTCTCCTCTCACCGAGATGCTGAAGGAAAAGATTGGTGAAGGCCCCATGTCCATGATCTACCGCATTAACGCCGGCCAAATACCTGCCGGTTCCTGGATTCAGGACAAAGCAATTGGTGGCGGGCGTATCATAGGTGAAGTATGCCATTTTGTAGATTATCTGACTTTTCTGAACGGATCACTTCCTGAATCTGTTTTCGCATCGGCCTTGCCCGATCCGCAGGGGCTGGAAGATACCATAACCATCAATATTAAGTTCCTAAACGGTTCAATCGGTACAATCTCTTATTTTTCCAATGGCTCAAAGTCTCTCTCAAAAGAATATATTGAGGTATACAGAGCGGGGACGGCGGCTTTATTGAAGGATTTCAAGAATCTCGAAATTTACGGAGCAAAAGTATCAAAAAAAAGCTTGATAAGCCAGGACAAGGGGCAGAAGAGAATGCTCTCGGTGTTTCTCGATGCGGTAAGACAGGGAAAGCCTTCACCTATCAATTTTGAGGAGATTTATACTGCAACGCTTACGACATTCAAGATTATTGAATCGATAAAAACACGCCAGAGTATTGCAATCCTATAATATCATGGACATATCCTTCAGCCTAGAACGATTGAAGAAATATATTGAACGGGAAGACTTCAAAGGATATGACCCCTACGATGCACTCAATAGCCCTCTCCTGAAAGCCCTTTCATTTGGCAATAAATATCTCCGGATTGTTTTTACTCAAACTTTGAAAAGATTACCTTTTAATATTCGGCCACTGCTTTTTATCAGGAAAGACTATAACCCCAAAGGTATAGGTCTTTTCTTATGGGGCTATGCGAAGTTATATAAGGCCGAGAAAAAGAGTGAATACCTAAGGAAAATTGAATTCTTTCTGGGACTCCTTGAGACACTCAAAAGTAAAGGATATTCAGGAAACTGCTGGGGATATAATTTCGGCTGGCAATCAAGGGCATTTTTCGTGCCCAAATATACTCCAACCATAGTCAATTCCTCGTTAATCGGCCATGCGCTTATAGATACATATAAGTATACGAATAATGAAAAAGCTCTCTCAATGGCGCTCTCCATCAAGGATTTCATCCTGAATGATCTTGCAAGAAAAAACGAGAACTGCTCGTTCTGCTTCAGTTATACGCCAATTGATCGAACCGCTATCCATAATGCGAATCTTCTCGGTGCTTCCTTACTCATCAGACTATACCGGTATGCCAATGATGAAAACCTGAAAGACGCAGCTCTTCGGAGTCTTGCATATAGCATGAAATACCAGAGGGATGACGGCTCGTGGCATTATGCGGAGACTGCTTATCAGAAATGGATAGATTCTTTCCATACTGGCTTTAATCTGCAGAGTACTTTTTATTTCCTTGAAGAGGGGTTTTCTGAATATCGTGCAGCTTTTTCAAAGGGCGTTGAATTCTATAGAAACAATTTTTTCCTTGACGATGGTACTCCGAAATACTTTCATAATGAAATCTACCCTATAGACATTCATTCTCCGGCACAGGCAATTGTGCTCTTTTCACTTTTGGGGAAAGAATACAAAGCCATTACAGATAAATTGCTGAACTGGATGGTTAGAAACATGCAAGATGAGAAGGGTTTTTTTTATTTTCAGAAAACACCTTTATATATAATAAAAATCCCATATATGCGCTGGGCTCAGGCATGGGCTTTTCATGCATTGACGGAATATATATTGCAGCAGAAAGTTACATGAAGGGTATTGAGAGAAAGAATATTCTTGGAGTGCCTGTTGATTTGATTGATATGGAAGGAGCAATCAGACACATAAACGATTTAATCGCGGGAAATAGCAGAAATAACTATATTTTTGCGATCAACGCAGAAAAGGTAATGGCTCTTCAAAAAGACTCATTCCTGCGACAGATGGCAGAGAATGCATCTCTCCTGATCCCCGACGGCATAGGTGCCGTTCTTGCTCTCAAGTTACTTTATGGAAAAAGGGCAAAAAGAGTTCCAGGTGTTGATCTGATGCATAACATTTGCAGGGAAGCAGCAGAGAAAGGATACAAGATATTTATTTATGGAGCAAAGGAGGAAATTAATAAAAAGTCTGTTGAGAAACTTCACGAATTGTATGATGGAATAAAAATTGTCGGAAGAAGCCACGGATATGTAACAAGTGATAAAATGGATTACTTGCTGCGACAGATAAATGAATCAGGGGCAGATATTCTTTTCATTGCTCTTGGCAGCCCAAAGCAGGAAAAATGGATTCAAGAATATCTCCCTAAGTTGAATGTTAAAGTCTGCCAGGGGATTGGCGGTACACTGGATACTATTGTTGGCATAGTAAAGAGGGCACCGGAATCATTCCAGAGACTGGGGCTTGAGTGGTTCTACAGGCTGCTGAAGGAGCCAAAGAGGATAAGAAGGCAGTTAGTACTGCCTTTATTTATTCTGAAGGTCTTAAGAGAGAAGATGAGGAGATAGTGCAATGAAGTTATTCCTTGTGGCCGGAGCACGACCCAATTTCATAAAGATTGCTCCACTTGTTCACCAGCTTAAATGCGTACAAAATAGCAAGCTGGTAAGCCAGAAAGTTCTGTGGAAGATTATACATACCGGACAGCATTATGATTACGAGATGTCTAAGGTTTTTTTTGATGAACTGGATATCCCGAAGCCGGATTATTTTCTCAATGCAGGTTCAGGTTCACACGCAAAGCAGATTGCGAAGATAATGCTTGAATTTGAAAAAGTCTGCCTTAAGGAAAAACCCGATATTGTTGTGGTGGTTGGCGATGTCAACTCAACACTTGCCTGTTCGATAACTGCAAAGAAATTAAACATTAAAGTGGCGCATGTTGAAGCAGGATTGAGGAGCTTTGACATGACGATGCCTGAAGAGATCAATCGTATGGTAACTGATTCGATTTCCGACTATCTTTTTGTATCTGAGGAGAGCGGTATCACGAATCTGAAGAAAGAAGGTAAAGTACAGAGCAAGGTATTTTTTGTAGGGAATGTAATGATCGATACGCTTTTTTATGGCCTTAAAAAACTTAAAAGAAAGCAAACTTTCAAGTCTGAAAGGTTAAACTATGCAGTTGTTACTCTACACAGGCCGTCGAATGTCGATGAGAAAGAAAAACTGAAAGACATTCTTCTTGCATTGCGTGAGATAGCAAAGGACATGGATGTGTACTTCCCGATGCATCCGAGGACCAAAAAGAATATAGAGAAATTCAAACTTCAGCCCCTTTTGCAAGGTAGGGGGATAAACATAGGGCCTCCCATGTCGTATCTTGAGTTCCTTAATCTCTGGAAAGACGCATCGCTGGTTCTTACCGACAGCGGTGGTATACAGGAAGAGACAACAGTCCTTGGCATCCCCTGTTTTACCATCCGTGAAAACACCGAACGCCCGATAACCGTTCAGGAGGGCACGAATATTCTTGTTGGAACAACAGGAAAAGGTATCCTTAGAGCTTATAAAAGATTCAAAAAAGGGCGGATTAAGAAAAGAAAGATACCTAAGTTCTGGGACGGAAAATCAGCCAAAAGGATCATCACAAAGCTTCTTAGCTAACCTTAAAAACCTGAACCTCTTAATTGCAAGAATTGTTGCCATTTGATACAATTTAAGTTCTAAATGGTGAATATATTGGAGAAGACGAC encodes the following:
- a CDS encoding Gfo/Idh/MocA family oxidoreductase, which codes for MKQLTQKLKDGAMSILEVPTPVLSAGMVLVRNHYSLISAGTEGSTVSAARKSLIGKAKERPQQVKQVLDILKQQGPVQAYRTVMKKLDAYSPLGYSSAGVVLEMAPDVKGFSVGDLVACGGAGYASHAEIVAVPQNLCVKLPAGADLRKAVYNTLGAIALQGVRQADLRIGEIGAVIGLGLIGQLTALILKAGGLRVVGLDIDARMVEIAREHCVDIAFIREETGIAEKIDEFTQGVGVDAVIITAATESLDPINFAGRIARKKGRVVVVGDVPTGFDREPYYYRKELELRMSCSYGPGRYDLNYEEKGIDYPVGYVRWTENRNMQAFQELVHSGKIDIGYLTTHIFKLDDAPQAYDMIMDKKEPFIGILIEYDIEKSFVKERIQIHPSHITKHPSPVSIAFIGAGSYAMGNLLPNIPREKDIVLKGVMTSSGTSSRTVADKYGFEFCTSDENDILNNAEINTVFIVTRHNTHADYVIKALKAGKNVYVEKPLCLNERQLNEISEVYTSLLTSHSSQPFLMLGFNRRFSPLTEMLKEKIGEGPMSMIYRINAGQIPAGSWIQDKAIGGGRIIGEVCHFVDYLTFLNGSLPESVFASALPDPQGLEDTITINIKFLNGSIGTISYFSNGSKSLSKEYIEVYRAGTAALLKDFKNLEIYGAKVSKKSLISQDKGQKRMLSVFLDAVRQGKPSPINFEEIYTATLTTFKIIESIKTRQSIAIL
- the wecB gene encoding UDP-N-acetylglucosamine 2-epimerase (non-hydrolyzing); this encodes MKLFLVAGARPNFIKIAPLVHQLKCVQNSKLVSQKVLWKIIHTGQHYDYEMSKVFFDELDIPKPDYFLNAGSGSHAKQIAKIMLEFEKVCLKEKPDIVVVVGDVNSTLACSITAKKLNIKVAHVEAGLRSFDMTMPEEINRMVTDSISDYLFVSEESGITNLKKEGKVQSKVFFVGNVMIDTLFYGLKKLKRKQTFKSERLNYAVVTLHRPSNVDEKEKLKDILLALREIAKDMDVYFPMHPRTKKNIEKFKLQPLLQGRGINIGPPMSYLEFLNLWKDASLVLTDSGGIQEETTVLGIPCFTIRENTERPITVQEGTNILVGTTGKGILRAYKRFKKGRIKKRKIPKFWDGKSAKRIITKLLS
- a CDS encoding delta-aminolevulinic acid dehydratase; its protein translation is MKKYIEREDFKGYDPYDALNSPLLKALSFGNKYLRIVFTQTLKRLPFNIRPLLFIRKDYNPKGIGLFLWGYAKLYKAEKKSEYLRKIEFFLGLLETLKSKGYSGNCWGYNFGWQSRAFFVPKYTPTIVNSSLIGHALIDTYKYTNNEKALSMALSIKDFILNDLARKNENCSFCFSYTPIDRTAIHNANLLGASLLIRLYRYANDENLKDAALRSLAYSMKYQRDDGSWHYAETAYQKWIDSFHTGFNLQSTFYFLEEGFSEYRAAFSKGVEFYRNNFFLDDGTPKYFHNEIYPIDIHSPAQAIVLFSLLGKEYKAITDKLLNWMVRNMQDEKGFFYFQKTPLYIIKIPYMRWAQAWAFHALTEYILQQKVT
- a CDS encoding WecB/TagA/CpsF family glycosyltransferase; amino-acid sequence: MKGIERKNILGVPVDLIDMEGAIRHINDLIAGNSRNNYIFAINAEKVMALQKDSFLRQMAENASLLIPDGIGAVLALKLLYGKRAKRVPGVDLMHNICREAAEKGYKIFIYGAKEEINKKSVEKLHELYDGIKIVGRSHGYVTSDKMDYLLRQINESGADILFIALGSPKQEKWIQEYLPKLNVKVCQGIGGTLDTIVGIVKRAPESFQRLGLEWFYRLLKEPKRIRRQLVLPLFILKVLREKMRR